One stretch of Molothrus aeneus isolate 106 chromosome 2, BPBGC_Maene_1.0, whole genome shotgun sequence DNA includes these proteins:
- the SLITRK6 gene encoding SLIT and NTRK-like protein 6, giving the protein MKLWIFVLCSIVVASDPFQSQPSFSSVRGSCQSLCSCEEKDDTMIINCDKRDIKMISEINVPPSRPFHLNLLNNGLSMLHVNDFAGLVNAISLHLGFNNIADIEPGAFNGLSLLKQLHINHNSLETLKEDTFNGLENLEFLQADNNFITVIEASAFSKLNRLKVLILNDNAIEYLPPNIFRFVPLTHLDLRGNQLQTLPYVGFLEHIGRILDLQLEDNKWACNCDLLQLKIWLENMPPQSIIGDVVCNSPSVIKGSILSRLKKESLCPTHPVNELEDPSGSLPLVVTTSINENYLSTKVIPLLKAPTKEPSLVLHTSKPTTFPGISCPVPCHCTSHMLSGVLMHCQERNIESLSDLGPPPPNPKKLILAGNIIQTLLKSDLVDYASLEMLHLGNNRIEILEEGSFMNLTRLQKLYLNGNHLTKLSQNLFLGLQHLEYLYLEYNAIKEVLPGTFNVMPKLKVLYLNNNLLQALPPHIFSGVPLTRLNLKTNQFAHLPVSNVLDELDMLVQIELEDNPWDCTCDSVGLQKWIQKLSKNTMMGDIFCKSPGHLAKKELKSLKSEVLCPGLINSPPLPTHASFVVVTTSSPTANTADTILRSLTDAVPLSVLILGLLIVFITIVFCAAGIVVLVLHRRRRCKKKQVDEQVRDSSPVHLQYSMYGHKTTHHTTERPAATLYEQRIVTPMVQVYHSPSFSPKHTEQQQEEGSENEANDSKYLRRSLLERENSSPLTGPNVKYKATDQSAEFLSFQDASCLYRNILEKERELQQLGITEYLRKNIVQLQPDMEVRYPGTHEELKLMETLMYSRPRKVFLEQTKNEYFELKANLHAEPDYLEVLEQQT; this is encoded by the coding sequence ATGAAGCTTTGGATTTTCGTTCTATGCTCAATTGTGGTTGCATCCGATCCTTTCCAGTCACagccttctttttcttcagtcaGAGGATCTTGTCAGAGTCTGTGTTCCTGTGAAGAAAAGGATGACACCATGATTATCAACTGTGACAAAAGAGACATCAAGATGATATCAGAAATAAACGTCCCACCATCACGGCCTTTCCATCTTAATTTGTTAAACAATGGTCTGAGTATGTTACATGTGAATGATTTTGCTGGCCTTGTTAATGCTATTTCTCTGCATCTTGGTTTTAACAATATAGCAGATATTGAGCCTGGGGCTTTCAATGGTCTCAGCCTTCTTAAGCAACTTCATAtcaatcacaattctttggaaaCACTTAAAGAAGATACGTTTAATGGATTGGAAAATTTGGAGTTTCTTCAAGCAGACAACAATTTCATCACAGTGATTGAAGCAAGTGCCTTTAGCAAGCTCAACAGGCTTAAAGTGCTTATTTTGAATGATAATGCCATTGAGTATCTTCCTCCAAACATATTTCGTTTTGTGCCATTGACCCATTTAGATCTGCGTGGAAACCAGTTACAGACACTGCCCTATGTTGGCTTTTTGGAACATATTGGAAGAATACTAGACCTTCAGTTGGAAGACAATAAATGGGCCTGTAACTGTGATTTGTTGCAGCTGAAGATATGGCTAGAAAACATGCCTCCTCAGTCCATAATAGGTGATGTTGTATGCAATAGCCCTTCAGTTATCAAAGGCAGCATATTAAGCCGGCTGAAAAAAGAATCTCTTTGTCCCACCCATCCTGTTAATGAACTTGAAGATCCTTCAGGGTCACTGCCCTTGGTTGTAACCACCTCTATCAACGAAAATTATCTATCAACTAAGGTGATTCCTCTCCTGAAAGCTCCTACTAAAGAACCAAGTttagtgcttcatacttccaaGCCTACTACATTTCCAGGaatctcttgtcctgtcccttgtcaCTGCACCAGCCATATGCTCTCAGGAGTTCTTATGCACTGCCAGGAGCGAAATATTGAAAGCTTGTCTGATTTAGGACCCCCTCCTCCAAACCCTAAAAAGCTTATCCTAGCTGGAAACATTATTCAGACGCTATTGAAATCAGATCTTGTGGACTATGCCAGTCTGGAAATGCTTCACCTGGGGAACAATCGCATTGAGATCCTCGAGGAAGGTTCCTTTATGAATCTGACCAGACTACAGAAACTATATCTCAATGGCAATCATCTTACAAAGCTAAGTCAAAATCTCTTCCTTGGCCTTCAGCACCTTGAGTACTTGTACCTTGAATATAATGCCATCAAAGAAGTTTTGCCAGGGACATTTAATGTAATGCCAAAACTGAAAGTTCTCTACCTAAATAACAACCTTCTGCAGGCTTTGCCACCCCATATCTTTTCAGGTGTTCCCCTCACCAGACTAAATCTGAAAACAAACCAATTTGCTCATTTGCCTGTGAGCAATGTCTTGGATGAACTGGATATGCTGGTACAAATTGAACTTGAAGACAACCCTTGGGACTGTACTTGTGATTCAGTTGGACTGCAAAAATGGATACAAAAATTGAGTAAGAATACCATGATGGGTGATATTTTTTGTAAATCTCCCGGACACTTAGCAAAAAAAGAATTGAAATCCCTAAAGAGTGAAGTCTTGTGTCCAGGTTTAATAAACAGCCCTCCCCTACCAACCCATGCCAGTTTTGTAGTTGTGACAACTTCTTCTCCTACTGCCAACACCGCAGACACCATCCTGCGGTCTCTTACAGATGCTGTCCCACTTTCTGTTCTAATATTAGGACTGCTCATTGTGTTTATAACTATTGTCTTTTGTGCAGCAGGAATAGTTGTTCTTGTCCTGCACCGGCGCAGGAGATGCAAAAAGAAGCAAGTGGATGAACAAGTGAGGGACAGCAGCCCTGTTCACCTTCAGTACAGCATGTATGGGCATAAGACAACACACCACACCACGGAGCGCCCAGCTGCCACTCTCTATGAGCAACGAATAGTCACCCCAATGGTTCAGGTGTACCACAGCCCGTCCTTCAGCCCCAAGCACAccgagcagcagcaggaggagggaagtgAGAATGAAGCTAATGATTCCAAATACCTTCGCCGAAGTCTCCTGGAAAGAGAGAACAGTTCACCACTTACAGGTCCAAATGTCAAATACAAGGCTACAGATCAATCTgctgaatttctgtcttttcaggATGCTAGCTGCTTGTATAGAAACATTcttgaaaaagagagagagctgCAGCAACTAGGGATCACAGAATAcctaagaaaaaatattgtccagctccagcctgacaTGGAAGTTCGTTATCCTGGAACACATGAAGAGTTGAAGCTTATGGAGACACTCATGTACTCCAGGCCAAGAAAGGTTTTTCTAGAACAAACTAAAAATGAGTATTTTGAGCTCAAGGCTAATTTACATGCTGAGCCTGACTATCTGGAGGTCCTGGAGCAGCAAACGTGA